The Actinomycetota bacterium nucleotide sequence GGTGGTCAGAGACCGCACCTCAAATCTGCGGAACACGAACTTAGAGGGTGTACGAGAAGTCAAACTCAAGCCGGGTCAAGACGTCGGAGCATCAAATGGGTCATCGCCACGTAGATCCAGCACTCGCTCGACTCCTGAGTTCGGGTTTCGCACATTTACCGGCAGTTGGATAAGCATGTTGTATTGTGACCTCCTTGCGCCTCGGGGGTATCCTGGGAGTTGCACAGCAACCAGGGACCCTCGCCCCAAGGAGGCCGCACATGCAGCTTACACCCAGCTTCCGCTCGCTCCTACTCCGGTTCCGACCCGTCTTCACCGCGCCCACCCTCTCCACCTTCCTCTACATCGCCACCGGCTGGTGCCTCTCGCACCGCCACCGCTACGTCACCGAGCTGATCCAGTCCTCGGGCGCCGTCCATCGCGGACACCACAGCCGATACCACCGCTTCTTCAGCGACGCCGCCTGGTCGATCGACGAACTCTATGAGGCGCTGGCGCGCCAGGCCGTCGCCTCCTTCTACCCCGAGGGTACGATCGAGTTGGGCGTCGACGACACGCTCGCCCGCAAGCGCGGCCTGACGATCTTCGGCACCGGGATGCACCACGACCCGCTGATCTCCAGCCGGGCACGGCCCCACGTCAGTTGGGGGCACGATTGGGTGATCCTCTCGCTGATCATCCCGAAACCCGCCTGGTCGCCGACCAAGGTCTGGGCGCTGCCGGTGGCCATCCGGCTGTACAAGAACCGCCAGGGACTGACCAAGGGCAAGAATGGGCCGAGGGGCAAGGCCAAGGCCGAGGCGGAGCCGAAGCGCCCGCCCGACCCGAACCACCGGACCCGCCCCGAGCTGGCCGTCGAGCTGATCGGCCGGTTCGCCCGCTGGTTCCCCGGCCGGAAGGTGCTCGTCAGTGGCGACAGCGCCTATGGCGGCAAGAGCGTCTTGCGGCACCTGCCGAAGGACGTCGACCTGATCAGTCGGGTCGCCCCCAATGCGGCGTTGTACCGGCCGGCGCCGCCGCGCCGCCCCGATCAGAAGGGGGCGTCACGGAAGAAGGGGGACCGCCTGCCGGGCATGGCGGAATGGGCGGCCGACGCGACGGCTTGGGAGGACCTGGAGTTCGACCAGTACGGCCTGCACGC carries:
- a CDS encoding transposase, which translates into the protein MQLTPSFRSLLLRFRPVFTAPTLSTFLYIATGWCLSHRHRYVTELIQSSGAVHRGHHSRYHRFFSDAAWSIDELYEALARQAVASFYPEGTIELGVDDTLARKRGLTIFGTGMHHDPLISSRARPHVSWGHDWVILSLIIPKPAWSPTKVWALPVAIRLYKNRQGLTKGKNGPRGKAKAEAEPKRPPDPNHRTRPELAVELIGRFARWFPGRKVLVSGDSAYGGKSVLRHLPKDVDLISRVAPNAALYRPAPPRRPDQKGASRKKGDRLPGMAEWAADATAWEDLEFDQYGLHAELKAKTIRALYYKAGKDRLLSIVLARDTAGGRPDQMFSCTRTDWDARTILSHYANRWSVEVMHFNAKQMMGLEDPSNRTPLAVQRTAPVGLVLYGLTLVWFHRDGHRSVSFPDRPWYPGKEEPSYADILTALRRESWRGQ